The following are encoded in a window of Impatiens glandulifera chromosome 5, dImpGla2.1, whole genome shotgun sequence genomic DNA:
- the LOC124938530 gene encoding centromere/kinetochore protein zw10 homolog, with amino-acid sequence MDVLFKSIDVRDLLASRELDDSSPLSAPDLRLLIDRLQVHSLEIKSKVHHYILSHHQDFASLFTQCSDAVSRSDELFEQVSSLTRQVSERPIDVDIRETIDEIGRKRKEAMEKRELLHFVRTVVELNEQFMRFKEELRDGELVKAAETIRDLKAVLRFQNGVDEVIPNEKEPAVYGLLRKEWMECFEEIQDLLLRFMEKAVRFEQESNCLRVIYTLDINEVHKIDLQTVLQAMDVLGILNYGLSKVTDMVIKNVITPTVKIVCPLLEETSHDTGGVSEAILSVVSSSDVKVENLDADTTYSAMIQVIKFFHRSLFFENGHWMRCFGRLTWPRMSDLIISNLLSKVVPDSTSKIADFQRVVKYTSDFEKSLKEMNFISATENSDERLSNFTDNVEMHFASRKKVEILSKARNLLLQSDFTLPQEQTRKVADSKDAESANSSHSVDLLFSSETCVVSKAACQLMELVHDTLKDACLLSERVALEFYHAARDAVLLYEIVIPIKLERQLDGINQVAVLIHNDCIYLCQEVLGLAFEYRPDFPSSIKEIAVFVDLAPRFQLMAEKILKRQIHVVIDNLNEAIDGADGFQNTHQAKQYESATFSIERVVFTLEKLCMIWGSLMLPLTYKRSMCLVLEAVFSRIVKDILLLDDIAAEETLQLQRLIQLMMENLSSLLVSLDSIDERRKLQEGRTHTPSIDAKIPSLKKIQKLADLLDMPLKSITSAWESTELVLCGFTLAEVEEFIRAIFADSPLRKECLWRIQNSSL; translated from the exons atggACGTTCTCTTCAAATCAATTGACGTCCGAGATCTCCTCGCCTCTCGTGAACTAGACGATTCATCTCCTCTCTCTGCTCCTGATCTCCGTCTCCTCATCGATCGACTGCAAGTCCACTCTCTCGAAATCAAGTCCAAGGTTCACCACTACATTCTTTCTCATCACCAAGACTTCGCTTCTCTATTCACCCAATGCTCCGACGCTGTTTCCAGATCCGATGAGCTCTTCGAACAAGTTTCATCTCTCACCCGACAGGTTTCTGAGCGGCCGATCGATGTCGACATCCGAGAAACGATCGACGAGATCGGAAGGAAGAGGAAGGAGGCGATGGAGAAGAGGGAATTGTTGCATTTCGTGAGAACAGTTGTGGAATTAAATGAACAGTTTATGCGTTTTAAGGAGGAACTTAGGGATGGAGAGTTAGTTAAGGCTGCGGAGACTATTAGGGACTTGAAGGCAGTATTACGTTTCCAGAATGGAGTAGATGAGGTGATTCCCAACGAGAAAGAACCAGCAGTGTATGGTTTGTTAAGAAAGGAGTGGATGGAATGCTTCGAGGAG ATTCAGGATCTGCTTCTGAGGTTCATGGAGAAAGCAGTGAGGTTTGAGCAGGAAAGTAATTGTCTACGAGTTATTTATACTTTGGATATCAATGAAGTCCATAAGATTGACCTTCAGACAGTATTGCAGGCAATGGAT GTGTTGGGAATTCTGAATTATGGGCTATCTAAAGTAACAGACATGGTTATTAAAAACGTTATTACTCCAACAGTGAAAATTGTGTGCCCCCTGTTGGAGGAGACAAGTCATGACACAGGAGGTGTCTCTGAGGCAATTCTGAGTGTTGTTTCATCTTCTGATGTTAAG GTGGAAAATCTAGATGCTGATACAACCTATTCAGCAATGATTCAAGTTATCAAATTTTTCCATAGATCACTGTTCTTTGAAAATGGACATTGGATGAGGTGTTTCGGAAGGTTGACATGGCCAAGAATGTCAGATTTGATCATTTCGAACTTACTGTCAAAG GTTGTACCTGACAGTACATCCAAAATTGCTGATTTTCAACGAGTTGTCAAATATACATCTGACTTCGAGAAAAGCTTAAAGGAAATGAATTTCATTTCTGCAACTGAGAACAGTGATGAAAGATTGAGCAATTTCACTGACAATGTTGAAATGCACTTTGCATCAAGGAAGAAGGTTGAAATCCTTTCCAAAGCTAGAAACTTGCTTTTGCAATCTGACTTTACACTTCCTCAA GAACAGACAAGAAAAGTTGCTGATTCAAAGGATGCAGAATCTGCAAACAGCTCCCACAGTGTTGATTTGCTCTTTTCATCTGAGACTTGTGTGGTTTCCAAAGCAGCTTGTCAGTTGATGGAGCTGGTGCATGACACTCTCAAG GATGCTTGCTTATTATCCGAAAGGGTTGCTTTGGAATTCTATCATGCTGCTAGAGATGCTGTGCTCCTTTACGAAATTGTTATCCCTATCAAG CTAGAAAGGCAGCTTGATGGAATCAACCAGGTCGCTGTACTCATTCACAATGATTGTATCTATCTCTGCCAAGAGGTTCTTGGCCTTGCATTTGAG TACCGTCCAGATTTCCCAAGCTCCATTAAGGAAATTGCTGTGTTTGTTGATTTGGCTCCAAGATTCCAGCTAATGGCAGAAAAGATATTAAAAAGGCAAATTCATGTTGTCATTGATAACTTGAATGAG GCCATCGATGGTGCAGATGGCTTCCAGAATACTCATCAAGCGAAGCAATATGAATCTGCAACATTTAGCATAGAACGG GTTGTTTTTACTTTAGAGAAGTTATGCATGATCTGGGGTTCTCTTATGCTACCTTTGACTTACAAGAGGAGTATGTGTCTAGTTTTGGAGGCAGTTTTCTCTAGGATAGTAAAGGACATACTGCTATTAGATGACATTGCTGCTGAGGAAACATTGCAG ctTCAAAGACTGATTCAGCTAATGATGGAGAACCTATCTTCTTTGTTGGTGTCCCTGGATTCTATCGATGAAAGAAGGAAGTTACAAGAAGGGCGTACACATACACCTTCAATTGATGCTAAAATACCTTCTCTTAAGAAAATTCAGAAACTAGCAG atttgtTGGACATGCCCTTAAAGTCCATTACTTCAGCTTGGGAAAGTACAGAATTAGTCCTTTGTGGTTTTACATTAGCAGAGGTGGAAGAGTTCATCAGAGCTATATTTGCTGATTCACCTTTGAGGAAAGAATGTTTATGGAGAATACAAAATAGCAGCTTATAG
- the LOC124938409 gene encoding GDSL esterase/lipase At2g04570-like: protein MGDVTKSWLTLMLVLFLVCTIVVVGAINNINNVPAVIVFGDSSVDAGNNNYIRTIARSNFKPYGRDFAGGIPTGRFSNGRIPTDFISEAFGLKPIVPAYLDPMYTISDFAVGVTFASAGSGYDNATSDVFSVIPLWKQLEYYKEYQSMLFTNLGERIAKETISDAVYLTSMGTNDFLENYYMRLSRRRAQFNLDQYKDFLLEIAEDFVKKIYELGARKISLGGLPPMGCLPLERTANFMSGSKCRESYNEVARDFNDKLGLLVENLNKQLDGIKVVLSNPYPILMELIDRPSSYGFNVAGTGCCATGMFEMGYMCDEYNPFTCKEADKYVFWDSFHPTDKANRIIAQRMLNTSLSHFLI from the exons ATGGGTGACGTAACAAAGAGCTGGTTAACGTTAATGTTGGTTTTATTTCTTGTCTGTACTATTGTCGTCGTCGGCgccattaataatattaataatgttccTGCTGTGATCGTGTTTGGAGATTCATCAGTTGATGCAGGAAACAACAATTACATTCGTACAATTGCTAGGAGTAATTTCAAGCCATACGGTCGTGACTTCGCCGGAGGCATCCCTACCGGCCGTTTCTCCAATGGCCGGATTCCTACCGACTTTATATCGGAGGCTTTTGGCTTGAAGCCCATCGTCCCTGCCTACTTAGATCCAATGTATACCATATCGGATTTCGCCGTCGGAGTCACCTTCGCCTCTGCCGGTAGCGGTTATGATAATGCAACCTCCGATGTCTTT TCAGTTATCCCACTTTGGAAGCAACTAGAATATTACAAAGAATACCAAAGCATGCTGTTTACAAACCTAGGCGAAAGGATAGCGAAAGAGACAATTAGCGACGCTGTATACCTAACCAGCATGGGAACAAACGACTTTCTTGAGAATTACTACATGAGACTTTCCCGACGGCGTGCCCAGTTTAACCTTGATCAGTACAAGGATTTCTTATTGGAGATTGCTGAAGATTTCGTGAAGAAAATCTATGAACTGGGTGCAAGGAAAATATCGTTGGGAGGGTTGCCGCCGATGGGTTGTTTACCGTTGGAAAGAACGGCGAATTTCATGAGTGGGTCGAAATGTAGAGAGAGTTATAATGAGGTGGCACGTGATTTCAATGATAAACTTGGTTTATTGGTGGAGAATCTTAATAAACAACTTGATGGGATTAAGGTTGTTCTTTCGAATCCTTATCCAATTCTTATGGAACTTATCGACCGACCTTCCTCATACG GATTCAATGTAGCGGGAACTGGATGCTGTGCAACGGGAATGTTCGAGATGGGATATATGTGCGATGAATATAATCCATTTACTTGTAAAGAGGCGGACAAGTATGTGTTTTGGGATTCTTTCCATCCGACCGACAAAGCAAATCGTATTATTGCTCAACGCATGCTTAACACCTCTCTTTCTCAtttcctaatttaa
- the LOC124938549 gene encoding uncharacterized protein LOC124938549, translating into MQRLHRLRNRGSSMADLLSVPQMRKKTLSAWIAVQDTYFSAKDIFEAHKVVFTVSTSIASVATAWVGYTMRHYHESKVEERLDSIEKAMKNKYDIEHGEFKKLIAPANSSTASYVATAGTSLIIGYGLGWRGGKWYANRQARKEQMKVLGQMKPKKWQLNNFFPRTPILRPKSSLARKMDGNTKSSDASPPPAAAAAAQQ; encoded by the exons ATGCAGCGTCTTCATCGGCTGAGGAACAGAGGTTCGTCCATGGCTGATCTTCTTTCCGTGCCTCAGATGCGGAAGAAAACTTTGAGTGCATGGATTGCCGTTCAAGACACCTATTTCTCCGCTAAG GACATTTTCGAGGCACACAAGGTTGTATTCACTGTATCAACTTCTATTGCATCAGTGGCTACAGCATGGGTTG GCTACACTATGCGCCACTATCATGAATCAAAAGTTGAGGAAAGACTGGACTCCATTGAAAAAGCT ATGAAAAACAAGTATGACATTGAACATGGTGAGTTTAAGAAGCTGATTGCCCCGGCCAATTCTAGCACTGCTTCATATGTTGCCACTGCAGGAACCAGTTTGATTATCGG GTATGGTTTGGGTTGGAGGGGAGGAAAATGGTACGCTAATAGGCAGGCGAGGAAAGAACAGATGAAAGTGTTGGGACAGATGAAACCGAAGAAGTGGCAGCTTAATAATTTCTTTCCACGGACGCCTATTTTGAGACCTAAATCATCGCTAGCCAGAAAGATGGATGGAAACACTAAATCTTCAGATGCTTCTCCTCctcctgctgctgctgctgctgcacAACAATAG
- the LOC124939718 gene encoding uncharacterized protein LOC124939718: MSVELVDSGTIIGFIEDQEAFDNWTNDRFGRMDTNHDGMVSYSELMNELQTLRVLEITDFGLDEVLIISPTHVYESILLQFDHDCNGSVDLEEFKEEMKGMMLAIAHNIGSLPVQMVLEHDSFLNKAVQRQQSLN; encoded by the coding sequence atgAGTGTGGAATTGGTGGATAGCGGCACCATAATTGGGTTCATTGAGGACCAGGAGGCCTTTGACAACTGGACCAACGACCGGTTTGGTCGCATGGACACGAACCATGACGGCATGGTTTCATACTCGGAGTTGATGAACGAGTTGCAGACTCTAAGGGTGTTGGAGATAACCGATTTTGGGCTGGATGAAGTACTAATTATTAGCCCAACTCATGTGTACGAATCCATATTGTTGCAATTCGATCATGATTGTAATGGAAGTGTTGATTTGGAGGAGTTTAAGGAAGAGATGAAAGGAATGATGCTTGCTATTGCTCATAACATTGGATCGCTTCCTGTTCAGATGGTCCTAGAACACGACAGCTTTCTTAACAAAGCTGTACAACGTCAACAATCCCTCAATTAG
- the LOC124938551 gene encoding protein disulfide-isomerase like 2-2-like, with the protein MCKSWVLLTLLSLSTFELCLHADALYGPSSPVLQLTASNFKSKVLNSDGIVLVEFFAPWCGHCQSLTPKWEKAAKVLKGVATIAAVDTDAHQSLAQEYGIKGFPTIKVFVPGKPPVDYQGDREAKPIAEFALKQVKTLVKERLDGKASGESKKKSEKKKSEPSASVELNSRNFDELVLKSKELWIVEFFAPWCGHCKSLAPEWKKAAKNLKGKVKLGHVDCDAEKSLMSRFNVQGFPSILLFGADKGSPSLYEGARTALAIEGFALMQLEANSGPVEVIELTGPDVMDEKCGSATICFISFLPDILDSKAEGRNKYIKMLLSAAEKFKKNSYSFVWAASGKQQDLEKNVGVGGYGYPAMVAANVKKGVYASLRSAFERDHIIEFVKEAEKGGKGNLPLGSSIVIVKTEAWDGKDGNIVNGDEFSLEELMGEDEREKTTTKDEL; encoded by the exons ATGTGCAAATCGTGGGTCTTATTGACATTACTTTCTTTGTCAACATTTGAGCTCTGTTTACATGCAGATGCACTGTATGGACCATCTTCACCTGTTCTTCAGCTAACCGCCTCAAACTTCAAATCAAAG GTTCTAAATTCAGATGGAATTGTTCTGGTTGAATTTTTTGCTCCATGGTGTGGTCACTGCCAATCTTTGACACCAAAATGGGAAAAGGCTGCTAAGGTCTTGAAAGGGGTTGCCACTATTGCAGCAGTTGATACTGATGCTCATCAAAGTCTTGCTCAG GAATATGGAATTAAAGGATTTCCAACAATAAAGGTTTTTGTTCCTGGGAAACCTCCGGTAGATTACCAAGGAGACAGGGAAGCAAAACCCATTGCAGAATTTGCATTAAAACAG GTAAAGACACTTGTAAAGGAACGTTTGGACGGAAAAGCTTCAGGagaatcaaaaaaaaaatcagagaaaaaaaaatcagagCCTAGTGCATCAGTGGAATTGAATTCTCGCAACTTTGATGAACTGGTGCTTAAAAGTAAAGAACTCTGGATTGTGGAGTTCTTTGCTCCCTG GTGTGGTCACTGCAAGAGCCTTGCACCTGAGTGGAAGAAGGCTGCTAAGAACTTGAAAGGAAAGGTGAAGCTGGGTCATGTGGACTGTGATGCAGAGAAG TCACTGATGAGCAGGTTCAATGTGCAAGGATTCCCATCAATCTTATTGTTTGGTGCCGACAAGGGTAGTCCATCACTTTATGAAGGAGCAAGAACTGCCTTAGCAATTGAAGGATTTGCTCTAATGCAACTGGAAGCAAATAGTGGTCCTGTTGAAGTCATAGAATTGACTGGCCCT gaTGTGATGGATGAGAAATGTGGTTCAGCAACCATTTGTTTTATATCGTTCCTTCCTGACATTCTGGACTCTAAAGCTGAAGGAAGGAACAAGTACATTAAAATGTTGTTGTCCGCAGCTGAGAAGTTTAAGAAGAATTCATACAG TTTTGTGTGGGCAGCATCAGGTAAGCAACAGGATCTTGAGAAGAATGTGGGAGTGGGTGGATACGGTTACCCAGCAATGGTGGCTGCCAATGTGAAGAAAGGAGTATATGCCTCACTTCGCAGTGCATTTGAACGCGATCACATAAT AGAGTTTGTAAAAGAAGCTGAGAAAGGCGGTAAAGGAAATCTCCCCCTTGGTAGCTCCATTGTTATTGTGAAGACTGAAGCTTGGGATGGTAAAGATGGAAATATTGTGAATGGAGATGAATTCTCCCTTGAAGAACTTATGGGGGAAGACGAAAGAGAAAAGACAACCACCAAGGATGAGTTATGA
- the LOC124940062 gene encoding GDSL esterase/lipase At4g26790-like, which yields MAASHVSISFLILTLTLISITAVSAKISAVIVFGDSSVDSGNNNVISTLLKSNFKPYGRDFFGGKPTGRFSNGRIPPDFISEAYGLRPFVPAYLDSTYNISDFATGVCFASAGTGYDNATSDVLSVIPLWKEIEYYKEYQQKLRVHLGDRKANQIISDALYLISIGTNDFLENYYLLPKRRSEYDEDQYQDFLVGIAHEFVKTLYKLGARKISVGGLPPMGCLPLERTTAVLRGEGDGCIESYNKVAMSFNSKLGGLVSNLKKELSGVQMVFSNPYFIVMQMVKKPSIYGFETVSVACCSTGLFEMSYLCDELNPFTCSDANKFIFWDSFHPTDKTNRIITDHLLKRVLNKIS from the exons ATGGCTGCTTCTCACGTTTCAATTTCATTCCTCATTCTAACGCTTACCCTGATCTCAATCACCGCCGTTTCAGCCAAAATCTCCGCCGTCATTGTTTTCGGCGACTCCTCCGTTGATTCCGGCAACAACAATGTCATATCAACTCTCCTTAAAAGCAATTTCAAGCCCTACGGTCGAGACTTCTTCGGAGGAAAACCCACCGGTCGTTTCTCAAACGGGAGAATCCCACCGGATTTTATATCGGAAGCCTATGGTCTCCGACCGTTTGTCCCGGCGTATCTCGACTCCACGTATAACATCTCCGATTTCGCCACCGGCGTTTGCTTTGCTTCCGCCGGAACAGGCTATGATAACGCAACTTCTGACGTCctg TCTGTGATACCTCTTTGGAAAGAGATTGAATACTATAAAGAATACCAGCAAAAGCTTCGTGTACATTTGGGTGATCGGAAAGCCAACCAGATAATCTCCGACGCCCTTTACCTTATAAGTATAGGCACGAATGATTTCCTTGAGAACTATTACCTTCTTCCAAAACGCCGTTCTGAGTACGATGAAGATCAGTACCAGGATTTCTTGGTTGGGATCGCTCACGAGTTTGTGAAAACGCTCTACAAACTCGGTGCCCGGAAAATCTCCGTCGGAGGTCTCCCTCCGATGGGTTGTCTGCCGCTGGAGAGAACGACCGCCGTCCTTAGAGGCGAAGGTGACGGCTGCATAGAAAGTTATAATAAGGTGGCAATGAGTTTCAATTCGAAATTGGGTGGTTTGGTTTCCAATTTGAAAAAGGAACTTTCTGGTGTTCAAATGGTCTTCTCCAATCCATATTTCATCGTGATGCAGATGGTCAAGAAACCTTCAATCTATG GATTTGAGACGGTTTCAGTGGCTTGCTGTTCAACGGGACTGTTTGAGATGAGTTATCTTTGCGATGAACTCAACCCATTTACTTGTTCAGATGCTAACAAGTTTATCTTCTGGGATTCCTTCCATCCAACGGATAAGACCAATCGTATCATTACTGATCATTTACTTAAACGTGTCTTaaacaaaatttcttaa